A stretch of DNA from Malus sylvestris chromosome 9, drMalSylv7.2, whole genome shotgun sequence:
TTTATTTGAATAGCCTGATCTATGGTTAACGCTTTCCACGAGATAGctttccctttttctctcttgttTTGGAACGGTTGCTAATCAGTGGAAGAACTATGTTGTGACAGTGAAAGGAAGCAATGTGGCACGGACGATGGAGTTGAAGACTGTGTGCGAAATATGAAGGCAGTTGAAAGGGCTGTGTTAGGTTTTATGTGCAAGCAGATTATAGACATGGGTAGGTTAATGTGGATGAAGGAACGAGGATTAGAAGCAGAGTTTGTCAAATACGTTCCGTCAAGCGTTTCTCCTGAAAACCATCTATTGATTGGTAGATGCACCAACCATTCTTGAGATATAATTTTCTTCTTGTATTGAACCCGCATTCATAGTTGTTATTTCAGGTTGGAAACTCTTGCTGGCTTTCTTCAGGCTGAATGAAACGAATGTACCAAAGGCTGTCAAATGCAAAATGGACTTTTCATTCATATTAACTAGTGGCAGCAATATGCTCCTTGAATAATTACAATCTGAACCAATACCATTCAAATTAAAGGAAGCCTAACTTCGTACTGAGGGTGTTTTTTCGGAAGGATAGGATCCGAAACGTTTCtaattttcatttcaaaatttcagaatCAAATCGGATTGAATCGAAAAGTTCGACATATTTGGAGATTTGGAATCGGGATAATCGTGGATGCAGAACATGATTCGAAAACAGTAAGTTCGAACACAATGCATCTAAAACTAGGGGTGAGTTTGGtttcatttggttcaaattttagAAATTACTAGTCAGTTCTGTTTTTGCAATCTGTAAAGGAGAAACCGAAATATTATGGTTAGATCTCTTTTGGTTTGGTCCCTTTTGGTCTTtagatttcttcaatttttttttcccgcagaaatagaagagaaaatgaaaaaaaatatatatagcgAATAAGGTTCAACATATTTGAGCCTTAAGTTGGGTTTGCCTAGGCTTAGATTGAAATTTGGCAAAAGATCGACtcaaaattagttttaaaagatgaatacaaaacataaataaatagataaaatattattttatatctCATTCAATTCGGTTCACGCCAGTTTATTTTCCAAACCATCAAAAATGAAACTGAACCAATAGTtttcggtttgatttttttCCGGTTTCAATTCGGTATTCAGTTCGGTTTTCAATTAGTTcattttccccctttttttttgggttttcgatATATTTtgcacttcaaaaaaaaaagaaaaaaagaaaaaaaagaggggtTCATTACCACTTTCTTGCTTCAATCTAGAGTGTTAATTTGAATCAATAAAGTGGCGACAACATTTTAAGAATACACTGAGGCTCATTGGTGCGTTTGGACGTGGAActtcctaacaagattgctagAGAATGTAGCATCAGTTGAAGGTCTGCATGGTAAAAGTTGCTGCGTGGATAAGAATCAGATACACCACTCCTACATTGGCAATGTCAATCGCGGATCAAATTCACCCAATTCTAAGTTAAACAATGTCTGTCAAGGGCAAGGTTTGAAATGAAGTTTGAAGAACTAAAATTTGAAGCCTTCCTTTTTTTGGGGAAATTGATGAATAAAGTCTGCATATGATGCATAGAGATACCGAGACAGAGAAGTATGAAAGTAGAGGAAATCATTGTTCAAGATCTTGTGTGAAGATTGGCATCATCATTTCATTGATGATGAAAGCCAAAGGTCTTCTCAGTGCTATAACACAGGTACAGAAATCCATCCTTGTCCTTGAACGATTCATACACAGAATCCATCAAACTAGCTGCAAATCACATTGCCAAAAACGAAGAGAGCTGTTGCTATATTATCATTGTATATACATGACAAAATACCGAAACCAGAATGCTGATGCTGATGATAAACGGAAGTAACTTGACTTGAATATACCTGTTTGAGGCAAAGTATCCTTCACAAAAACGAAGAGAGCTGTTCCAGGGGCCAGGTGAAGTCTGCTGCTCAAAACGTAAATGAATTGGCCGACGGACATGTCTCGAGGGACAAGGTATCTGTCATCCAAGAGATCATCGATCAGAGATATATGTTAATTATAATAGGGGTGCTAACCATCAAGTTCATTTGTATGTATTATGCATGTATATCCTATTGGGTCCTTGGCATCAAGGAAActaatataaatatttaaatgCTGGTGGCCAAGACAACCTTTAACCTAAATGGAAAACATAACCCTAGGCTCCTTACTATTTCGGTTTGGTGTTTCTGATGAGTTACGTTTGCATATGCGACAAACTGTGATTTGCACACGAAAGAGGTCTATAAacttactttttcttttccatctGAGGAAGATTGCTCCTCGCATACTTTTCCACAATTACCTACAGTAAATATGAATATCAAAGATTTAAACTCTTTCACTTCAATCGCAAATGGTATTCTACTTCAAAttaccaaaatatatatatatatatatatatatgggtaaactgtcggtttaccccctgaactttcatctcactttcgatttcccccctgaacttttctattggaaaattaaggactcaaactaatttttttagccaatttgccccctaccgttagtttttcatatattccatccatatttccgttaagtgagaccatgtgcataacatgtgaggatagttaagtcatttcaattttaaaatgattaaaaactgaaaataaataataataataattttctctctattttttcccgctaattcctatcctcaattttaattttccctctcattcctatgcatgagaaataacatatggtgttattgtcttcataagtagctaagttaatcttttttttgaagcatgtactaccatttttattttctctaacaaattaataatttgacaaatgctcatggtgttattgtctccaaagcagtgcattaatataagaaacatgtccataaaaaagactagggtttcttatattaatgcactgctttggagacaatagcaccattagcatttgtcaaattattaatttgttagagaaaataaaaatggtagacaataacactatatgtcatttctcatgcataggaatgagagggaaaaataaaatcgaggataggaattagcgggaaaaaatagagggaaagttttgctttttttattattttcagttttttaatcatttttaagagtgaaataacttaactacTCTCatatgttgtgcacatggtctcacttaacggaaatatggatggaatatatgaaaaactaacggtagggggcaaattggctaaaaaaattagtttgagtccttaattttccaatgaaaaagttcagggggaaatcgaaagtgaggtgaaagttcaagGGTAAACCGACTATATATATTAAGACTAATAATACGGAAGATTAACAGAGTTGGGCCCACAATTCAGAAGAACAACTTACGGGGACTCGATCAGGGTATTTGGTCACCATGTCCCATGATTCTTCAATCCTTTGATCTGAAGAAAACAATTTCAAAAGATTTACATATCAGCCTCAGCCCGATtccaaaaacaataacaaacaaAAGGAGCAAAGATTTTGTTTGAAGAATCCCAACACACCAAATGTAAACTCGTCCTTGAATGTTTTTGTTCGACCCATCGCTGTCTGTCGCTCTGTCTCTCCGACTCTGTTCGCGTCGGTACGTCTCTGACTCTCTGA
This window harbors:
- the LOC126582025 gene encoding autophagy-related protein 8i-like, translating into MGRTKTFKDEFTFDQRIEESWDMVTKYPDRVPVIVEKYARSNLPQMEKKKYLVPRDMSVGQFIYVLSSRLHLAPGTALFVFVKDTLPQTASLMDSVYESFKDKDGFLYLCYSTEKTFGFHHQ